One part of the Botrytis cinerea B05.10 chromosome 8, complete sequence genome encodes these proteins:
- the Brrg1 gene encoding Brrg1, producing the protein MTIGDFKTRLRAKFHRRHSHTSSVGSANNDEERNPAREGEEDKNHPSISRSLRERASFRLHRTSIYGGSTNGSSRNGTGTGSGNRNSMVESHNQSPKETSRFEDIIQVEALDTDNDITGIEGGGGDGGGRGREGRQQGDGIGAELRLNFRNSTSSDLQQQQLYQHSHSHSQTTSPSTPNFKQQPFTNSQLIIEEENNKHDSFSTSADFPTPNTDIPRVLEEENEDEEVEAKDEIQDEPHPEPKDVKLGNSIPQSPISSNNTTHQPTPRKPELSRRQSLLPHQQTKLIKTLLEAELPAPPQVNNIPTGGILGADYFSNHGALTISAAMVTRKIWVKRPGASATLVTIHEDDLVDDVRDMILKKYANSLGRSFDAPDVTLRIIPREQQRQERILGPEEPMSRTLDAYFPGGQTVDEALVIDVPVRRTPKPSPRPNGHPVYYEEGRPTEAGSDYFPPMPLPVPSPGLSHSVPVPNGNQNTAPLIAHAMSVLTTGHVPALPSPSAQRRHHSSRPRIGRTHTSSPTVISGHSQPPVTNNEKSSIPPPPPLPTPPAPNQELAPQRVATPPPRVSSPRPQKRTRKKAGVDHPSLPAGMLNGAVPPINVLIVEDNIINLKLLEAFMKRLKVRWQTAMNGREAVNKWRGGGFHLVLMDIQLPIMSGLEATKEIRRLERLNSIGVFSSSASSSAPSEKMLAEEEPEEDDKLPSTVLFKSPVIIVALTASSLQSDRHEALAAGCNDFLTKPVNFVWLERKVMEWGCMQALIDFDGWRKWKDFSSQQAAEKETADSKKKDAQSVVKTKKKNRNSMGSLGALGGQGGSSSKLSLLGQGGGRVEGEAVGG; encoded by the exons ATGACGATAGGGGATTTCAAAACACGATTGAGAGCGAAATTCCATCGTCGGCATTCACATACTTCCTCGGTCGGATCCGCGAATAATGACGAGGAAAGGAATCCTGCtcgagagggagaggaagataaGAACCATCCATCGATAAGTCGAAGTTTACGAGAAAGGGCGAGTTTCAGATTACATCGAACATCGATATATGGAGGGTCAACAAATGGGTCGTCCAGGAACGGCACGGGTACAGGTTCTGGTAATCGCAATAGCATGGTTGAAAGTCATAATCAAAGTCCAAAGGAAACATCAAGGTTTGAAGACATAATTCAAGTGGAGGCTCTCGATACTGATAATGATATTACTGGTATCGAGGGAGGCGGCGGGGACggagggggaagaggaagagaaggccGCCAACAGGGAGATGGAATTGGCGCCGAACTAAGGTTAAACTTTCGAAATAGCACGAGTAGCGATctgcaacaacaacaactttatcaacattcacattcacattcacagaCAACTTCGCCATCAACTCCCAATTTCAAACAACAGCCTTTCACCAATTCACAATTAATTATCGAGGAAGAGAACAATAAACACGATAGTTTTTCCACCTCGGCAGATTTTCCTACTCCAAATACAGATATACCGAGggttttggaagaagaaaacgaagACGAGGAAGTCGAAGCAAAGGATGAAATTCAGGACGAGCCGCATCCAGAACCTAAAGACGTGAAACTTGGTAATTCGATACCACAAAGCCCTATCAGTTCGAACAATACTACTCATCAGCCTACACCCCGAAAACCTGAATTGTCGCGACGACAAAGTTTGCTTCCacatcaacaaacaaaattaATCAAGACGTTACTAGAAGCAGAATTGCCCGCGCCACCTCAAGTCAACAACATACCCACGGGAGGAATTCTTGGTGCTGATTATTTTTCCAATCACGGAGCGTTAACGATAAGCGCAGCGATGGTTACTCGAAAGATATGGGTTAAAAGGCCTGGCGCCTCTGCGACATTGGTTACAATACATGAGGATGATTTGGTCGATGATGTGCGagatatgattttgaagaaatatgCCAATTCGCTGGGAAGAAGTTTCGATGCTCCGGATGTTACATTAAGGATTATCCCAAGGGAGCAGCAGAGGCAAGAAAGAATTTTAGGACCAGAAGAGCCGATGAGTCGAACACTCGACGCATATTTTCCGGGTGGTCAAACAGTGGATGAAGCGTTAGTAATTGATGTACCTGTTAGAAGAACGCCAAAACCATCTCCTAGGCCCAATGGACACCCGGTATACTATGAAGAAGGGCGGCCTACTGAAGCTGGATCTGATTACTTCCCACCAATGCCATTACCGGTTCCCTCTCCAGGCTTATCGCACAGTGTCCCAGTCCCTAATGGAAACCAGAATACGGCTCCCTTGATAGCACACGCTATGTCCGTACTCACAACTGGTCATGTACCAGCCTTACCTTCTCCGTCGGCTCAAAGGAGACATCATAGTTCGAGGCCAAGGATAGGACGAACTCATACTTCCTCTCCTACAGTTATCAGTGGACACAGCCAACCCCCTGTTACAAATAATG AAAAATCCTCaattccccctcccccaccaCTTCCAACACCACCCGCTCCGAACCAGGAACTTGCGCCACAACGAGTCGCTACACCTCCTCCCAGGGTATCATCTCCGCGACCACAAAAAAGAACTAGGAAGAAAGCTGGTGTCGATCATCCTTCTTTACCAGCAGGTATGCTCAATGGCGCCGTTCCCCCAATCAATGTCCTCATTGTCGAAGATAACATTATCAATTTAAAACTCCTGGAAGCTTTCATGAAACGTCTTAAAGTCCGTTGGCAAACAGCAATGAATGGTCGCGAAGCCGTGAACAAATGGAGAGGCGGTGGTTTCCATTTAGTACTAATGGATATCCAACTTCCCATCATGTCTGGACTGGAAGCCACCAAGGAAATCCGCAGACTGGAAAGACTCAACAGCATTGGAGTTTTCAGCAGTAGTGCAAGTAGTAGTGCACCTAGCGAAAAAATGTTGGCGGAAGAGGAGCCAGAGGAAGATGACAAATTGCCAAGTACGGTACTTTTCAAGAGTCCTGTTATCATTGTGGCTTTGACGGCTAGTTCGTTGCAGAGTGATAGACATGAGGCGTTGGCGGCGGGTTGTAATGATTTCTTGACAAAG CCTGTTAACTTCGTTTGGCTTGAACGTAAAGTCATGGAATGGGGATGCATGCAAGCATTGATCGATTTTGACGGTTGGCgcaaatggaaagatttcaGTTCACAACAAGCCGCGGAAAAAGAGACCGCTgattcaaagaagaaggatgctCAGAGCGTcgtgaagacgaagaagaagaacagaaACTCGATGGGTAGTTTGGGGGCATTAGGGGGTCAGGGAGGAAGTAGTTCGAAATTGAGTTTGTTGGGTCAGGGAGGTGGAAGAGTAGAAGGGGAGGCTGTTGGTGGATGA
- the Brrg1 gene encoding Brrg1 yields the protein MTIGDFKTRLRAKFHRRHSHTSSVGSANNDEERNPAREGEEDKNHPSISRSLRERASFRLHRTSIYGGSTNGSSRNGTGTGSGNRNSMVESHNQSPKETSRFEDIIQVEALDTDNDITGIEGGGGDGGGRGREGRQQGDGIGAELRLNFRNSTSSDLQQQQLYQHSHSHSQTTSPSTPNFKQQPFTNSQLIIEEENNKHDSFSTSADFPTPNTDIPRVLEEENEDEEVEAKDEIQDEPHPEPKDVKLGNSIPQSPISSNNTTHQPTPRKPELSRRQSLLPHQQTKLIKTLLEAELPAPPQVNNIPTGGILGADYFSNHGALTISAAMVTRKIWVKRPGASATLVTIHEDDLVDDVRDMILKKYANSLGRSFDAPDVTLRIIPREQQRQERILGPEEPMSRTLDAYFPGGQTVDEALVIDVPVRRTPKPSPRPNGHPVYYEEGRPTEAGSDYFPPMPLPVPSPGLSHSVPVPNGNQNTAPLIAHAMSVLTTGHVPALPSPSAQRRHHSSRPRIGRTHTSSPTVISGHSQPPVTNNGTQFQRGPRSRTHSSASEKSSIPPPPPLPTPPAPNQELAPQRVATPPPRVSSPRPQKRTRKKAGVDHPSLPAGMLNGAVPPINVLIVEDNIINLKLLEAFMKRLKVRWQTAMNGREAVNKWRGGGFHLVLMDIQLPIMSGLEATKEIRRLERLNSIGVFSSSASSSAPSEKMLAEEEPEEDDKLPSTVLFKSPVIIVALTASSLQSDRHEALAAGCNDFLTKPVNFVWLERKVMEWGCMQALIDFDGWRKWKDFSSQQAAEKETADSKKKDAQSVVKTKKKNRNSMGSLGALGGQGGSSSKLSLLGQGGGRVEGEAVGG from the exons ATGACGATAGGGGATTTCAAAACACGATTGAGAGCGAAATTCCATCGTCGGCATTCACATACTTCCTCGGTCGGATCCGCGAATAATGACGAGGAAAGGAATCCTGCtcgagagggagaggaagataaGAACCATCCATCGATAAGTCGAAGTTTACGAGAAAGGGCGAGTTTCAGATTACATCGAACATCGATATATGGAGGGTCAACAAATGGGTCGTCCAGGAACGGCACGGGTACAGGTTCTGGTAATCGCAATAGCATGGTTGAAAGTCATAATCAAAGTCCAAAGGAAACATCAAGGTTTGAAGACATAATTCAAGTGGAGGCTCTCGATACTGATAATGATATTACTGGTATCGAGGGAGGCGGCGGGGACggagggggaagaggaagagaaggccGCCAACAGGGAGATGGAATTGGCGCCGAACTAAGGTTAAACTTTCGAAATAGCACGAGTAGCGATctgcaacaacaacaactttatcaacattcacattcacattcacagaCAACTTCGCCATCAACTCCCAATTTCAAACAACAGCCTTTCACCAATTCACAATTAATTATCGAGGAAGAGAACAATAAACACGATAGTTTTTCCACCTCGGCAGATTTTCCTACTCCAAATACAGATATACCGAGggttttggaagaagaaaacgaagACGAGGAAGTCGAAGCAAAGGATGAAATTCAGGACGAGCCGCATCCAGAACCTAAAGACGTGAAACTTGGTAATTCGATACCACAAAGCCCTATCAGTTCGAACAATACTACTCATCAGCCTACACCCCGAAAACCTGAATTGTCGCGACGACAAAGTTTGCTTCCacatcaacaaacaaaattaATCAAGACGTTACTAGAAGCAGAATTGCCCGCGCCACCTCAAGTCAACAACATACCCACGGGAGGAATTCTTGGTGCTGATTATTTTTCCAATCACGGAGCGTTAACGATAAGCGCAGCGATGGTTACTCGAAAGATATGGGTTAAAAGGCCTGGCGCCTCTGCGACATTGGTTACAATACATGAGGATGATTTGGTCGATGATGTGCGagatatgattttgaagaaatatgCCAATTCGCTGGGAAGAAGTTTCGATGCTCCGGATGTTACATTAAGGATTATCCCAAGGGAGCAGCAGAGGCAAGAAAGAATTTTAGGACCAGAAGAGCCGATGAGTCGAACACTCGACGCATATTTTCCGGGTGGTCAAACAGTGGATGAAGCGTTAGTAATTGATGTACCTGTTAGAAGAACGCCAAAACCATCTCCTAGGCCCAATGGACACCCGGTATACTATGAAGAAGGGCGGCCTACTGAAGCTGGATCTGATTACTTCCCACCAATGCCATTACCGGTTCCCTCTCCAGGCTTATCGCACAGTGTCCCAGTCCCTAATGGAAACCAGAATACGGCTCCCTTGATAGCACACGCTATGTCCGTACTCACAACTGGTCATGTACCAGCCTTACCTTCTCCGTCGGCTCAAAGGAGACATCATAGTTCGAGGCCAAGGATAGGACGAACTCATACTTCCTCTCCTACAGTTATCAGTGGACACAGCCAACCCCCTGTTACAAATAATGGTACGCAATTTCAACGTGGCCCAAGATCAAGAACTCACTCAAGTGCCTCAGAAAAATCCTCaattccccctcccccaccaCTTCCAACACCACCCGCTCCGAACCAGGAACTTGCGCCACAACGAGTCGCTACACCTCCTCCCAGGGTATCATCTCCGCGACCACAAAAAAGAACTAGGAAGAAAGCTGGTGTCGATCATCCTTCTTTACCAGCAGGTATGCTCAATGGCGCCGTTCCCCCAATCAATGTCCTCATTGTCGAAGATAACATTATCAATTTAAAACTCCTGGAAGCTTTCATGAAACGTCTTAAAGTCCGTTGGCAAACAGCAATGAATGGTCGCGAAGCCGTGAACAAATGGAGAGGCGGTGGTTTCCATTTAGTACTAATGGATATCCAACTTCCCATCATGTCTGGACTGGAAGCCACCAAGGAAATCCGCAGACTGGAAAGACTCAACAGCATTGGAGTTTTCAGCAGTAGTGCAAGTAGTAGTGCACCTAGCGAAAAAATGTTGGCGGAAGAGGAGCCAGAGGAAGATGACAAATTGCCAAGTACGGTACTTTTCAAGAGTCCTGTTATCATTGTGGCTTTGACGGCTAGTTCGTTGCAGAGTGATAGACATGAGGCGTTGGCGGCGGGTTGTAATGATTTCTTGACAAAG CCTGTTAACTTCGTTTGGCTTGAACGTAAAGTCATGGAATGGGGATGCATGCAAGCATTGATCGATTTTGACGGTTGGCgcaaatggaaagatttcaGTTCACAACAAGCCGCGGAAAAAGAGACCGCTgattcaaagaagaaggatgctCAGAGCGTcgtgaagacgaagaagaagaacagaaACTCGATGGGTAGTTTGGGGGCATTAGGGGGTCAGGGAGGAAGTAGTTCGAAATTGAGTTTGTTGGGTCAGGGAGGTGGAAGAGTAGAAGGGGAGGCTGTTGGTGGATGA